In a genomic window of Sulfurimonas denitrificans DSM 1251:
- a CDS encoding UDP-N-acetylmuramate dehydrogenase, translating to MKKQSINFSKFSSIKIGGSFDVSILEDCSTPYEDSYLIGSCNNILVGTNPPPLLKLSKKYDFIKIENNTLKIGAATPSGKIASFCKKNNIANFEFLSHLPGTLGGLVFMNAGLKEYEIFNNLISITTCKGDFLKDEIEYGYRFTNIKSPILEATFELESGFLKERVELFKKMRQNQPSTPSAGSCFKNPKGDYAGRLIEAVGLKGLSVGAMEFSKEHANFLVNHGDATFDDAIYLIQEAQRRVLNEFGIWLECEIVILDIRYMMEFKTPN from the coding sequence ATGAAAAAACAGAGTATTAACTTCTCTAAATTTTCTTCAATAAAAATTGGTGGCTCTTTTGATGTCTCTATTTTAGAAGATTGTTCCACCCCCTATGAAGATAGCTACTTAATTGGCTCATGTAACAATATTTTAGTAGGCACAAATCCCCCTCCTCTTCTTAAACTCTCTAAAAAATATGATTTTATTAAGATTGAAAATAACACTCTTAAAATTGGGGCTGCAACTCCATCTGGTAAAATTGCCTCCTTTTGTAAAAAAAACAATATAGCAAACTTTGAGTTTCTCTCGCATCTTCCTGGAACACTCGGCGGACTGGTCTTTATGAACGCTGGGCTAAAAGAGTACGAAATTTTTAACAACCTTATCTCTATCACTACATGTAAGGGCGATTTTTTAAAAGATGAAATAGAGTATGGCTATAGATTTACAAATATAAAAAGCCCTATTTTAGAAGCTACATTTGAGTTAGAGAGTGGATTTTTAAAAGAGAGGGTAGAACTATTTAAAAAAATGCGCCAAAATCAACCATCAACTCCAAGTGCTGGAAGTTGCTTTAAAAATCCAAAAGGCGATTATGCTGGCAGACTAATTGAAGCAGTTGGATTAAAGGGTTTAAGCGTTGGTGCTATGGAGTTTAGCAAAGAGCATGCAAACTTTTTAGTAAATCATGGAGATGCTACATTTGATGATGCAATCTACCTTATACAAGAGGCACAAAGAAGAGTTTTAAATGAGTTTGGAATTTGGCTTGAGTGCGAAATAGTGATTTTAGATATTAGATATATGATGGAATTTAAAACACCAAACTAG
- a CDS encoding iron-sulfur cluster assembly scaffold protein NifU translates to MAKNDLLGASLWDAYSNKVTTLMNNPNHQGEITEAEALSHGNKLIVADFGAESCGDAVRLYWEVDPKTDIIVNSKFKSFGCGTAIASSDIMTELCIGKKVQEAVKITNIDVEFALRDSPEIPAVPPQKMHCSVMAYDVIKKAASLYLGVDSESFEEEIIVCECARVSLKTLQEVIRLNDLTTIEQITDYTKAGGFCKSCIRPGGHEKREYYLVDILADTRREMDEEKMKAAADAGGSGSFEAMTLVQKIKAIDAVVDENVRQFLIMDGGNMEVIDVKTSDEYIDVYIRYLGACNGCASSATGTLYAIEATLKEKLSKKIRVLPI, encoded by the coding sequence ATGGCAAAAAATGATTTATTGGGCGCTTCTTTATGGGATGCTTACTCAAATAAAGTAACAACTCTTATGAACAACCCAAATCATCAAGGTGAGATAACTGAAGCTGAAGCTCTTTCTCATGGCAACAAACTTATTGTTGCTGATTTTGGTGCTGAGAGTTGTGGGGATGCTGTACGTCTTTACTGGGAAGTTGATCCAAAGACAGATATTATTGTTAACTCTAAATTTAAGAGTTTTGGATGTGGAACAGCGATAGCTAGCTCTGACATCATGACTGAACTCTGTATTGGAAAAAAGGTTCAAGAGGCTGTAAAAATTACAAATATTGATGTTGAATTTGCTCTTAGAGATAGCCCTGAGATTCCGGCTGTTCCACCACAAAAAATGCACTGTTCTGTTATGGCTTATGATGTTATAAAAAAAGCAGCATCTCTTTATCTTGGAGTTGATTCTGAGAGTTTTGAGGAGGAGATTATAGTTTGCGAGTGTGCTCGTGTTAGCTTAAAAACTCTCCAAGAGGTAATCAGATTAAATGATTTAACAACAATCGAGCAGATAACAGACTACACAAAAGCAGGCGGCTTTTGTAAGAGTTGTATAAGACCTGGTGGACATGAAAAAAGGGAGTACTATTTAGTGGATATTTTAGCCGATACTCGTCGTGAGATGGATGAAGAGAAGATGAAAGCTGCAGCAGATGCAGGAGGTAGCGGAAGCTTTGAAGCAATGACTTTAGTGCAAAAAATCAAAGCAATAGATGCTGTTGTAGATGAGAATGTTCGTCAGTTTTTAATTATGGATGGCGGAAATATGGAAGTTATCGATGTAAAAACAAGCGATGAGTATATAGATGTTTATATCAGATATTTAGGTGCATGTAATGGTTGTGCAAGTTCTGCAACAGGAACTCTCTATGCTATAGAAGCAACACTAAAAGAGAAACTATCTAAAAAAATCAGAGTTCTTCCTATATAA
- a CDS encoding menaquinone biosynthesis family protein: MKKTLIAHSPDADDIFMYYAIKFGWVDMEGVIFDNIAEDIQTLNEKALDGVYEIVAISFALYPHIRDDYALLKTAVSFGDGYGPKVIKRKGVTLKRNFKVALSGEHTTNAMLFRIAYPDARITYMNFLDIEQAVIEGKVDAGVLIHESILTYNSELEVEREMWDIWQELSGGGLPLPLGGMAISRSIPLNKSIAYEETLTKAVHIAREHKHKLSQMLLERSLVRIDAPTLDKYLELYANDDSIALNAMQYKAINKLFEIGYKSGFYNTPISVEDFMIPSEYKNLRNS, translated from the coding sequence TTGAAAAAGACGCTTATTGCTCACTCACCAGATGCTGATGATATCTTTATGTACTACGCTATAAAGTTTGGCTGGGTTGATATGGAGGGCGTTATATTTGATAATATAGCTGAGGACATTCAAACACTTAATGAAAAAGCTCTTGATGGAGTTTATGAGATAGTAGCTATCAGTTTTGCTCTGTATCCTCACATAAGAGACGATTATGCCTTGCTTAAAACTGCTGTTAGTTTTGGGGATGGATACGGACCAAAGGTTATAAAAAGAAAGGGTGTGACCCTAAAGCGTAATTTCAAAGTTGCTCTTAGTGGAGAACACACAACAAATGCTATGCTCTTTCGTATAGCCTATCCAGATGCACGAATAACTTATATGAACTTTTTAGATATAGAACAAGCTGTAATAGAGGGCAAAGTTGACGCTGGAGTACTTATTCATGAGAGTATTTTAACTTACAACAGCGAGCTTGAAGTTGAGCGTGAAATGTGGGATATCTGGCAAGAACTCTCAGGTGGAGGTCTGCCACTTCCTCTTGGCGGAATGGCGATTAGCCGCTCTATACCATTAAATAAATCTATTGCGTATGAAGAGACTCTAACAAAAGCTGTACATATAGCAAGAGAGCACAAACATAAGCTCTCCCAAATGCTCCTAGAGAGATCTTTGGTGCGAATAGATGCACCAACATTAGATAAGTATCTTGAGCTATATGCCAATGATGACTCTATTGCGTTAAATGCTATGCAGTACAAAGCAATAAACAAACTCTTTGAGATTGGATATAAAAGCGGTTTCTATAATACACCTATAAGTGTTGAAGATTTTATGATACCTAGTGAATATAAAAACTTGAGAAACTCATAA
- a CDS encoding NifS family cysteine desulfurase translates to MKVYLDNNATTMVDPLVVEEMMPFFSDIYGNPNSLHKFGTASHPAIAKAIDRVYKAVNARDSDDIVFTSCATESNNWVLKSIYRDYIVNGDKNHIITTEVEHPSVYSACKALEEDGVKVTYLPVNSQGIVEAHVVKSFITDKTALVSIMWASNETGMINPIKEIGEICKERGVLFHSDAVQAVGKIPVDLQDIHVDFLSMSAHKFHGPKGIGALYIKNSQPLSPLLNGGEHMGGRRSGTLNVPYIVAMGKAIELATENIEEKMASIRAKRDRLEDALLELSDTFVIGDREHRTPNTILISIKGVEGEGMLWDLNNGQIGASTGSACASEDLQANTVMLAIGADNELAHTGIRLSLSRFTTDSEIDYAITHFKKSVERLRAISSSFAKVGPTPGGESKECELHFH, encoded by the coding sequence ATGAAAGTTTACTTAGATAATAATGCAACAACGATGGTAGATCCATTAGTTGTTGAAGAGATGATGCCATTTTTCAGCGATATATATGGAAATCCAAATTCGCTTCACAAGTTTGGTACAGCATCTCATCCTGCAATCGCCAAAGCGATAGATCGGGTTTATAAAGCAGTAAATGCAAGAGATAGCGATGATATAGTTTTTACGTCATGCGCAACAGAGTCAAACAACTGGGTTTTAAAATCAATATATAGAGACTATATCGTAAATGGCGATAAAAACCACATTATTACTACAGAGGTTGAGCACCCGTCTGTTTATTCTGCATGTAAAGCTTTAGAAGAAGATGGTGTAAAAGTTACATATTTGCCAGTTAACTCTCAGGGCATAGTAGAAGCACATGTAGTTAAGAGTTTTATAACTGACAAAACTGCTCTAGTCTCAATAATGTGGGCTTCAAACGAGACAGGAATGATAAATCCTATAAAAGAAATTGGCGAGATTTGCAAAGAGAGAGGTGTTCTGTTTCACTCTGACGCTGTTCAAGCAGTTGGTAAAATTCCAGTTGATTTGCAAGATATTCATGTAGATTTTCTCTCAATGAGCGCACATAAGTTCCATGGTCCAAAAGGGATTGGAGCTTTGTACATCAAAAACTCACAACCGTTGTCTCCGCTTTTAAACGGTGGTGAACATATGGGCGGTCGCCGTTCAGGAACGCTAAATGTTCCATATATTGTAGCTATGGGCAAGGCGATAGAGCTAGCTACCGAAAATATAGAGGAGAAAATGGCATCAATTAGAGCAAAAAGAGATCGTCTTGAGGATGCTCTTTTAGAACTTAGTGATACTTTCGTAATCGGAGATCGTGAGCATAGAACGCCAAATACAATTTTAATATCTATAAAAGGTGTTGAGGGCGAGGGGATGCTTTGGGATTTAAATAATGGGCAGATTGGCGCTTCAACAGGAAGTGCATGTGCTAGTGAAGATCTTCAAGCAAATACTGTAATGCTAGCAATTGGAGCGGACAATGAACTTGCCCACACAGGCATAAGATTAAGTCTTAGTCGCTTTACAACAGATAGTGAGATTGATTACGCAATAACTCACTTCAAAAAATCAGTTGAACGCTTACGAGCGATATCTAGCTCATTTGCAAAAGTAGGACCAACTCCTGGCGGAGAGTCAAAAGAGTGTGAATTACATTTCCATTAA
- the fliQ gene encoding flagellar biosynthesis protein FliQ, giving the protein MEAKLITLGIDTFKVALMLALPGLLVGMFIGLAVSIFQATTQINEMTLSFIPKIVGVAIVIILTMPWMLNVMIDFTTEVFNMMPTFVE; this is encoded by the coding sequence ATGGAGGCAAAGCTAATTACTCTTGGCATTGACACTTTTAAAGTAGCTCTTATGCTAGCTCTTCCAGGGCTTTTAGTCGGTATGTTTATCGGTTTGGCAGTTAGTATATTTCAAGCTACAACTCAAATCAATGAGATGACTCTTAGTTTTATCCCAAAAATTGTCGGTGTAGCTATTGTAATTATTTTAACTATGCCTTGGATGTTAAATGTAATGATAGACTTCACAACAGAAGTGTTTAATATGATGCCAACCTTTGTAGAATAA